CCGCATATGGCGGCACCGCACTCGCGATCGACTACGGCCATCTGGTCGCCGGGTATGGCGACACATTGCAGGCCATGCGCAACCATGCCTTCGACCCGCCGCTTTCTCATCCCGGGCAAGCCGATCTGACCAGCCATGTCGATTTCGAAAGCCTTATCAGGACGGCTGAGGCAAACGGCGTTCATGTCAACGGCGGCATCAGGCAGGGCGACTTTCTTTATGGTCTTGGCCTGAAGGAACGGGCAACCGCCCTTGCCGCGAAAGCTACACCCGACCAGACGCTTGAAATCGCCGAAGCGGTCAACCGTCTCGCTGGCGAAGGGGCTGGAAGGATGGGGGAACTTTTCAAGGTCATCGCCGTTTCAAGTCCCGCGCTCCATCTCATGCCGTTTCGCGCGGTGGATTGACAGTGCAATCACCTCTGGGCCAACATCGGCCCAGAACGAAGCAAGCGAACGCAGACACACTGCACCAGACAAACGCCGCGCAACGCCGCGGCAACAGGAAACATCTCGCTTAACGCATCCCACTGGCCAACAGCGACATTCTCCAAGGAACTCCCGCACCATGCAGAACGAAACGCTGCCGCTCCCCATCCAGAGCCCCCTGCTTGCCGCCTTGAGTGAAAACCGTGTCCGTCACGGTTTCTTCACCCGGCAAGGCGGTGTCTCCGAGGGGCTTTATCAGGGCCTCAATGTCGGCCTCGGTTCGAATGACGAGCCGGAACTGGTGCAGGAAAACCGCCGGCGCGTCACGCAATGGTTCGGCTTGTCTCCGGAACGTCTCGCCACCGTGCATCAGGTCCATTCTCCTGATGTCCTTGTGGTCGATGAAAGCTATGACGGCAGCCGCCCGCAGGCCGATGCGATGGTGACGGCGACGCCGGGTTTCGTGCTCGGCGTTCTGAGCGCCGATTGCGGCCCGATCCTTTTTGCGGACGCTGAAGCGGGCGTTGTGGGTGCCGCCCATGCCGGCTGGAAGGGTGCATTGTTCGGCGTGCTCGAAAACACGATCGAGACCATGAGGAAGCTGGGCGCCAGCCGCGAACGTATCTCCGCCTCCCTCGGCCCCTCCATCAGCCAGGCCAATTATGAGGTCGGGCCTGAATATGTGGCGCGCTTCACCGATTTCGATCCCGCCTATGCGGCCTATTTCACCGCTTCGGACAAAGGCGGCCATGCGCTATTCGACCTCAAGCAATTTACGGTGGACCGGCTGGTCAATGCGGGCGTGAGAGCGGAAAACCTCGGCCTCTGCACCTATCCCGATGAAGAACGCTTCTATTCCTACCGCCGCACGACCCACCGTGCCGAGCCCGACTATGGGCGGCAGATTTCCGCAATCGCAATTCTGGAGGACTAAATGGCCCTGCACTTCGAGCTCTCGGAATTCGATGCCCGCCGCGAACGGCTGATTGCCAAGATGGCGGAAGAGAAGCTGGACGCCATTCTGCTTTTCGCCCAGGAAAGCATGTACTGGCTGACCGGCTATGACACCTTCGGCTACTGCTTCTTCCAGACGCTGGTGGTCAAGTCGGACGGCTCCATGATGCTTTTGACCCGTTCGGCGGATATGCGGCAGGCCCGGAATACTTCGACGATCGAAAATATTCTCGTCTGGGTCGACCGGCCCAATGCCGACCCGACGCTCGATCTTAAGAACCTCCTCAGCGATCTCGATCTCCTTGGCGCCAAGATCGGCGTGGAATACGACACCCACGGCATGACCGGGCGCGTCGCCCGCCTGCTGGATAACCAGCTTGCCAGCTTCTGCCAGATGATCGACGCCTCCTATCTGGTCAGCAGCTTGCGGCTCATCAAGAGCCCAGCCGAGATCGCCTATGCGAGGAAGGCAGGCAGACTTGCGGACGAGGCTCTGGACGCTGCACTGGAACTCATCAAGCCCGGTGCGGACGAAGCCGCGATCCTCTCGGCAATGCAGGGAGCGGTTCTGGCCGGCGGCGGTGACTATCCCGCCAATGAATTCATCATCGGCTCCGGCGCGGACGCGCTGCTGTGCCGTTACAAGGCCGGCCGACGCAGGCTTGATGACAAGGATCAGTTGACGCTGGAATGGGCGGGTGTCAGCGCCCACTACCACGCCGCCATGATGCGCACGGTGGTGATCGGCGAACAAGACTTCCGCCAGAAGGAGCTTTACAGCGCCTGCCTGCAAAACCTCACCGACATCGAAGAGGTGCTGCGGCCCGGCAAGACCTTCGGCGATGTCTTCGACGTGCACGCCCGCGTCATGGACGAGCGTGGACTGACCCGCCATCGCCTGAACTCCTGCGGTTATTCGCTGGGCGCGCGTTTCTCACCGTCATGGATGGAGCATCAGATGTTCCATGCCGGCAACTCGCAGGAAATCGCCAGCGATATGACCCTGTTCGTGCACATGATCGTGATGGATTCCGATTCCGGCACCGCCATGACCCTAGGCCAGACCTACCTCACCACGCAAGGCGCGCCGGAACCGCTCTCGCGCCATAGCCTCGATCTTCTCACAGCTTAAATCTGCACCGGGTTTGACAGAGCGGGAAAACCGGCCCTACATTGCCGCCACCTTGGGCAAGAAGGAGCGGAACATGAGAGGAAACGTCGCATGAGCCGGACGGGGTTTACCCGCCCTTTCCAGACGTTTGTCGTTTCGGTCCTCGTCATTCCGGCGCTGGCGTTGACCCTGTCGGCCTGCAACACCACGGAGGCGCTGACGCCGCAGGTGAATGTCGGCCACAATAGCTCGCAATCGACACCGGTGACGCAGGGCGATCTCGACCAGATGGCTGCCGCCGCCGACCGCGCGCCCGCAGGCGCACCGGCAACCGCCTCTTCCGTGCCCGCTTATGCACCGCAGAACTCCCTGCAGGCGCAGGCACAGGCGCTTTCCAACGGCAATGAGTACGGCGAACCTCTTGGTCAGACCCAGTCTACCGGACAATCTGCAGGCCACTCACCCGCCAGCACCCAGCCGCCGCCTCCACAGCAGACGGCCGCACTTGCCCCCGCTGCTTCCGGCAACACCATCCGCTTCCTGCCGATCATCGGCGCGCCCGTTCAGGCCGTCACGCCGCTTTCGCGGCAACTGGGCGCCGAGGCGCGGGCAAAGGGGCTGACAATCCGCGCCTCCAACGACAATTCGGCAGAGAACATCCTCAAGGGATATTTCTCCGCCTTCGCCGATGGCAGCAAGGTCAACATCATCTACGTCTGGGACGTTCTGGATGCCAATGGTGTCAGGCTCCATCGCCTGCAGGGGCAGGAAACGGTGGCAGCCAAGGGCAGCGATCCCTGGGCCGCCGCGACCGACAGGGTCATGCAGGATATCGCCGCAAAAACGCTCAACGAGTATTCGTCATGGAAGCAGTCTCAAAGGGGATGAGATGAAACGGCGGGAGAAGTCACAGAGATTTCATGAAAATCATTGCGAAAGCACGGAGTCCTCTTGCAATCGGAAGCAACAACGCTATTAAGGCGCGCATGGCAACAAGGCGTATCCGGCAAAGGCTTTTCAGCCGGATGTTCCTCCCCTTGAACGACGCTTGGTTACGGCAGACACTTTCCCGTGGCGCAAGGCGATTGCATGGAAACAGGCGGGCGCAATGAAGGTTTTCGCAGGCAATTCGAACCGGCACCTTGCCGAAGCGATCTGCAAGTATCTCAACGTTCCCTTGGGAAATGCCACCGTAAAGCGGTTTGCTGACCAGGAAATTTTCGTAGAAATCAGTGAAAACGTACGCGGGGAGGACGTTTTTCTCGTCCAGTCCACTTCGTTTCCGGCAAACGATCATCTGATGGAACTGCTCATCATGATCGATGCCATGCGCCGCTCCTCGGCAAAACGCATCACGGCAGTACTTCCCTATTTCGGTTACGCCCGCCAGGATCGCAAAGCCGGCCCCCGCACACCGATTTCCGCCAAGCTCGTCGCCAACCTGATCACCGAAGCCGGCGCCGACCGTGTTCTGACGCTTGATCTTCACGCCGGCCAGATCCAGGGCTTTTTCGATATTCCGACCGACAACCTCTTCGCAGCGCCCATTCTGGCCCGCGATATCAAGGACCACTACGACACCAACAACGTCATGGTCGTTTCGCCTGACGTTGGCGGTGTGGTGCGCGCCCGTGCCCTGTCGAAGCGTCTGGACTGTCTGCTGGCCATCGTCGACAAACGCCGTGACCGTCCGGGTGAATCCGAAGTCATGAACGTCATCGGCGACGTATCCGGCAAGGACTGCATCCTGATCGACGATATCATCGATTCCGGCGGCACGCTCTGCAATGCTGCCGAAGCGCTGCTGAAAAAGGGCGCAACCAGCGTCACCGCCTATATCACGCACGGCGTGCTTTCCGGCGGCGCCGTTGCCCGCGTGGCCTCATCGAAGCTGCGCGAACTCGTCATCACCGACAGCATCCAGCCGACCACCAGCGTCCAGTCCGCGCACAATATCCGCGTGATCAGCACTGCGGGCCTTCTGGGCGAAGCGATCAACCGCACCGCGCAGGAACAGTCGGTTTCCGGCCTGTTCGACTGAAGCAATCGTTTCTCTCGTACATCTGCAAAATCACTGCATCCGCATACTGTCACCCCGGATTTAGTCCGGGGTCCAGTGCGATCAAGTCTTTGATCGCGTGAGACCCTTTCTTACGGCGCGTCCGCGCCGTGGCTGGATGCTGGTTAAAGTTTGGCATGATGAGAAGAAAGCTTATCAATTTTGCCAGCTATCTCAGCATCCGCAGAGATCGCAGCACTCCATCTGCACCACTCAGGAAGATGCCGTGCCCGCATCCGGCGGTCGTTGCAGCCGTGTGGCGGCGGCCTTGATTTTCGGCCACCAGCGCCGAGCGCGGGTGCGAACAGCATGGCTGCCATTGCGCCAAAGGCTGATGGCATCGGCCGTAACGGCATCGCCGGTAAATAGATGACGATGACGGGCAATTGCCAGCGCCCGGTAAAGGAACAGCGTCGTCAGTGCGGAAAACAGCACGGACATCACCACATCGCTGAGAAAATGCCCGCCAGCTGCAATACGCAGACCGGACATGAGGATGATGGCTCCGGCGGCAGTGCTGCCCATGAAAAGACGCCCGCCCCATTGCAGGCGGTTCCAGACAAGCGCGCAGAGCGGCAGGAAAAAGCTCGCTATGAGCGCCGTTTCCCCGGAGGAAAACGAACAGTTTGAATAACATTGCGTGCTGAACTGGAAAGGCGGCGTAAAAAGCTGATGTCCACCGAAATCGCTGACGCTGAACGGGCGGGCGCGGCCGATATTGGCCTTCAGCACCCCGTTTACCAGAAGCCCGGCGCAGAGCACCACAGGCCCGCAGAGAAAGGCCCAGACGCGCCAGCCGGTGCGCTGCATCGCGCCCAGCCTGATGTTGCCGACCAGAACGATGAAGGCCAGAAGTGCGGCCAGTTCCGTTAACTCCCGCAACGTATCGCGAAACCATTCCGGAACCGGCAGGCTTCCAGCCCACAGGCGCGCTTCGGGCGAGAAAAACAGGGAAGAAAACTCGAGGTCGATGGACGGGAAGGTCGCGAACAGGATGACGAGCGCCAATGTGGCGAACGTAACCCAGATCGTGATCCGCATATGCGAAAGATCATTGTCCATCGGCAACCCTCGGGATGCATTGTGGCGGCAGACGCCAGAGACCGATTTCCTTGCCCTCGAACGAGCCCGGCCCGGCAACCCAGGTCGACAGCGGCGCCTGGCCATTGAGACAACCCGGCAGGCTGTCCGCCCTCGCAAGATAGACGGGATTTGTCGCCTCTCCGGCTTTCAGCGGGTAAAGAAGCGCGTAGTGGCTGGAAGGAACGCCGGTTTCAGGCAGAGCGCGCGGCATGAGCAGCTTTTCGTCCCGCAGCTGATAAAAAAGCTCGGCCAGAATGGAGCGATCTGCAGCGACGATTGCATCCGCCCCCGCCTCTCGCGCCCTTGAAAGGCCGGTCGACACAAGCTCCGAGCTGCCGAGATAGCGCTTCATCGCCAGGTCGCCATTCGGCAAGCGCAATTCCGTTCCGGCGATCGTCATCAACGGCAGTGCGATGGCAACGATGCCGCCGAGCACAAGGGTGGAGACGGTAAGCCAGCGCCGGGATGCCAGGACAGGCACCGCCAGAAGCACGCCCGCGGCATAAGCCCCCACCGCCCAGTTGGCGAGCGCCCGCGACATCAGCCCCTGTGCCGTGATCAGAAGCACGATCGGTATCGAAAGGGCAACAAGCGCCCGGGTTTCAGCGGTTTTCGCCCTGAACGTCGCGACGATCATGCCGATGAAGACGAACGGCCCGACAACACCCGCCTGCGAGAAGAAGAACTCGAGCGCCGGACCGATTTTCAGCTTAACGCCATGCCAGTTGGCATTGTCCGCCGTGTGGCGCGCGGTCATGAAATCATGTGCGGCATTCCACCACAGATTGGGAGCGACGACGGCGGCGCAGACAACTACAGCAATACCGGCGTCACGCCAACGGATGCGCCAGCCCACGCACAGCCAGCCGGCAGCGATGAAGCAGGGCAGAAAATAGATCATCGCATATTTAGACATCAGCCCGAGGCCGAAGCTTAGACCAAGCGCAATGCTCCAGAGCATCGCGGACACACCGGCAGCGCGTGCTTCCGCAAGCTTGCGCACGCAGATCATCGACAGCACGATGAACAGCATCATCGGCGTATCGGTCGAGATCAGCAGACTGCCGAGCGTCACGGCGGGCAGCGTCAGATAGATGACTGCAGCCAGCGAGGCGAGCTTCGCATCATAGATCATGCGCCCGAGCGCAAGGATCGCCGCGGCCACTATGCCATGGATGACCGGCGCGGCGAGCCGCACGTCGAAGGTGCTCTCGCCGCCGCTCAGAGTGGTGGCGGCGCGAATGATCCAGCCGATCAGCGGTGGCTTGGAATAGGCGCCGAACGCCATCTCCCGGCCCCACAGCCAATATTGCGCCTCATCAACGAAAAGATCGGTGCGGTTGAAAGCAAGCCCGACGACGCGCAGCACGGTGACGAGCACGATTGCCGCAAGCGCAAACGTCATCCACTGGCGCTGCTCATTCGCCTGCGCGTAAGGCAGAGCTGCGGCCTCATGCATGCTGGCGGCGTTCTGCATGGATCAACCAGAGATTTCGGGCATAAATGAACAGGCCGGAGGCCTGCCCCAGAATGAAAACCGGATCGCGACGCCAGATCGCGTATAATAGCAGCACAAGGCCGCCGACGATTGAGAAATACCAGAAGGCTACCGGAATGACCGAGCGGTTCGCCCGTTCCGACGAAATCCATTGAACCAGAAAACGCATGGTGAACAGCATCTGGCCCATAAAGCCGGTGCAGACCCAGAGAAATTCCTTCCAGCTGTTCACATGCAGCATGGACCATAAGGCCGGTGCGTTCACGGCGATGTCTCCGTTTTGAAGGTTTCGGCCCAACTTGCCCGCTTGCGCCGCCGCAACAGCCAGGCAACGCCGATCAGGTCGTGGATGCCGACAAGCGCGCGGCCGATATTGGTGTAATGGGAATTGCCATGCAGGCGCGCCCGGTGCGTGACGTCGACATGGGCAACCTGCCAGCCGTCGCGATTGAAGAGCGCCGGAAAATAGCGGTGGTGGTGATCGAAATAGGGCAAGGCGAGATAGGCGTCGCGACGGAAAGCCTTGAGGCCGCAGCCGGTATCCCGCGTGCCGTCCTTCAATATCCGCGCCCGCAAGCCATTGGCGAAGCGGGAGGAAAGACGTTTTGCAAGCGTATCGCGCCGGCCGACGCGCTGCCCGGCCACAAGCGCAAGCCGGCTCGGCGCGTTCGTGGCAAGAAGCGGCGCAAGAAGCGCCGGCAGATTGTCCGGCGGGTTCTGCCCGTCTCCGTCAAGCATACAGACAACCGGCGCGCGCGCTGCCTGCACACCGCTATGGATCGCAGCCGATTGCCCGCCCTGCCGGTCATGCCGCACCAGCCGCAGCATCGGATAACGCCCGGCAAGCGAAAGCGCCACATCCGCCGTGCAATCGGAAGATGCGTCGTCCACCACGATAATCTCGAACGGACCGACCGGCTGGCAGGCAGCAACGATCTCAGCGACAAGCGTTTCAACGCTCGCTTCCTCATTGTGCATGGGTACGATAACCGCGAAATCCGGGATCGATCTCAAAGGGGCTCCGTCATATCCAGCCGCGGGTGTTCCGCAAACATCGTCGATAGTGGCAAGAGCAGGAGCGCGAAAAGCTTGCATGAATATGAACAGCCGTTGAACTTCGCACGGTATGCGCCCGTTCCATTGCAGTTTTATTACGGAGAATGGCCGGCCAGGGCCTTGGATTTTTTCACGGTATACGGGAAATAATCATACAATTCCCCGCCAAGCTTAACGCGACCGTAAACAATTGTTGCGACGGTACCGCAACGTTCTTTTGGGGGGAGGAAACAGGATGCCGGGTGCAAATCCGACTGCTGTCAAAGCTAAATCATTGTCAATCAAGGCCAAATTCGCAGCGCTCGTCACGGGCGCGACGCTGGTTTCGTGCCTGGCCGTTGGGCTGCTGTCATACGAAATGGGCAAGTCCGGCCTGATCGACGCCAGCAAGATCAGGCTCGAGACGGTTGCGGGAAACCAGTCCAAACAGCTTGATGCCTATACGCTGCGCGTCGAACAAAGCATTTCCGAGCTGTCGCAGAACGCTGCGATCGCTCAGGCGCTGGAAACCATGACCACGGTCGTACCGACGGAAAAGGATGCGATCATTCAGGCATTCCGCCGCGAGGGCGTATCCGAGGAGGAGCGCGCCTCCTTCAACGGTGAAGGCTTGCGGCTGCTCTATGCCATTCGCCACGCCACGATCAACGCGGCCATCGCCAGCGTCTGGCGCAACACCCGGGTCAGCGACATCTACGTCATCGACAAGGCAGGCCTCATTATCTATTCCGTGACCAAGGGCAAGAACTTCCTGACCAATGTGACGGAACCGCAAAACAGTGCGATCAAGGAATTGTTCGACCGCATCGAGGCCGGCAAGGACGGTGTCATCAGCACAACTGGGTTCAGCGATGGCGGCACCAATGAGTCGGCCCTGATCGGCATGCCGCTTGCGGTCTCGAACTGGGGTCAGTTGCAGCGCAAGGGCGCCGTCATCATGCGCATTTCCGCAGACCGTATCGGTGCGGTGGTAACACCTGAGGAAACCGGCAAGTCCATCGACGACGCCGTTCTTCTGAGCGCTGAAGGCAAACTTCGCGCGGGCGTGCTCTCCGGTGGGGCTGGAGTCGCCGTTTCCGAAAGTCTCGCAGCACTTACAGGTGCCAGCGAAGCCGGAACGGTCATGGCGAAGACCCCTGCGGGCAGCATCTTCTACGCCTATCGTCCGGTCTCCGTTTTCGGACAGAAGCATCTTCTGGCCATCGGCCAGCAGGAGAGCAAGGTGCTCGCAGCGGCCAATGATCTCGCCTTCTGGGCAACGCTTGCAACACTTGCGGTGCTTGCCGTCATGACACTCATCGGCATTTTTGTTTCCGCCAGCCTGACCAAGCCGCTGACCGGCCTTGCCGGGTTGATGGAACGTCTGAACGGTGGTGACCATAATATTGAGATCAAGGCCGTTTCCCGTGGCGACGAAATCGGCACGATGGCGCGCGCACTGGAATCCTTCCGCCAGGGCATTCTCGACAAGCAGCGAATGGAAACCGAGTCCCATCGCAAAAGCGAGGAACTGGACGAGGAACGTGCCCAGCGTGAGATGGAAAAGGCAAGAAGTGCAAAGGAACTGGAAGAAGCAGTCGATGCGCTTGCGACCGGCCTTGCCAATCTTGCTGCGGGCAGGCTCGATCTTCGCATTGAAAAACCCTTCGTGCCGTCGCTCGACCATCTGCGCGTCGATTTCAACAACTCCATAGCGGGGCTGGATGCGACGATCTCCAGCATCGGCGAAAGCGCCAACGCCATCCGCTCCGGCTCCGGCGAGCTGAAAAGCGCATCGGAAGATCTGTCGCGGCGCACGGAACGCCAGGCGGCCGCCCTAGAGGAAGCAGCCGCCGCACTTGGAGACATGACGCAGGCCGTCAACGTTTCACTCTCCCGCTGTGACGTCGCAGTCGGAACGACGGCGGAAACCATGCAGGATGCCCATAAATCCACCGCTGTCGTCAAAGAAGCGATCGTCGCCATGGAGCGTATCGAGACGTCGTCGTCCAAGATCCGCCAGATCATCGACGTCATCGACCAGATTGCCTTCCAGACCAATCTTCTGGCGCTGAACGCCGGGGTTGAGGCCGCCCGCGCCGGTGAGGCCGGAAAGGGCTTTGCGGTCGTGGCACAGGAAGTGCGGGAACTCGCGCAGAAATCGGCGGCTGCCGCACGGGATATCACGACGCTCATCGCCACCTCTGCGGGCGATGTGGAAAGCGGCGTGGCACTGGTGCTGAAAACCGGAGAAAGCCTCGAGCAGATCCAGAAACGCATCCAGTCGGTCAACGATCAGATCGGTGAAATCGCCACAGCATCGCGCGAACAATCCGGTCGCCTCGGCGAAATCAACGCCTCCGTCAACGAACTCGACCATGTGACGCAGCAGAACGCGGCGATGGTGGAGGAAACGACAGCTGCGGCCTTCTCGCTCGCAAGCGAAGCTGATGGCCTGACCGAACAGGTGGGCCAGTTCTCCGTAGGCGCCACCCGAAACCGCGACCAGCGTTACGCGGCATAGTCCGCAGTAAAAAAAGGCCGGAGGCAAAACCTCCGGCCTTTTATTTTGCTGAACTTCATCCGGGTTCCCAGGGACCGAAGCCCCTGGGAACTCGCCGGCGGCCGGAAATCAGGACGATCCGTCGCCGGCTTCCGGGGAGGAACTCAGAAGAAGCCAACCTTGTTCGGGCTGTAGGATACGAGCAGGTTCTTGGTCTGCTGATAGTGATCGAGCATCATCTTGTGGGTCTCGCGACCAATGCCCGACTGCTTGTAACCGCCAAAGGCGGCACCGGCCGGATAGACGTGGTAGCAATTGGTCCACACGCGGCCCGCTTCGATGCCACGGCCAGCGCGATAGGCGATATTGGTATCGCGGCTCCAGACGCCAGCGCCAAGACCGTAAACCGTGTCATTGGCGATTTCGAGCGCTTCTTCCACCGTCTTGAAGGTGGTGACCGAAACAACAGGACCGAAGATTTCCTCCTGGAAAACCCGCATCTTGTTGTTGCCTTCGAAGACCGTCGGCTGAATGTAATAACCGTCCTTAAGATCGCCCGTGAGCGTCTTGCGGTCACCGCCGGTCAGAACCTTTGCGCCTTCCTTCTTGCCGATATCCAGATAGCGCATGATCTTGTCGAACTGTTCCTGCGAGGCCTGCGCACCCAGCATGGTCGACGGATTGAGCGGGTCGTCCTGGCTGATGGCCTGAACGCGCTTGATCGCCTTTTCCATAAAGCGGTCGTAGATCGATTCATGCACCAGCGCACGCGACGGGCATGTGCAGACTTCGCCCTGGTTGAGCGCGAAGAAGGCGAAACCTTCAAGCGCCTTGTCAAGGAAGGCGTCGTCTTCATTCATCACATCGGCAAAGAAGATGTTCGGCGACTTGCCGCCCAGCTCCAGCGTGATGTTTGTGACATTGTCGGCCGCATAACGCATGATTTCCTTGCCGACGGGGGTGGAGCCGGTGAAGGCGATCTTGGCGATGCGCTTGCTCTGCGCCAGCGGCTTGCCCGCTTCAACACCAGTGCCGTTGACGATGTTGAGCACGCCCGGCGGCAGCAGGTCTTCGATAAGCTCCATCACCACCAGAATAGAAGCAGGCGTCTGTTCCGCCGGCTTCAGTACCACGCAGTTGCCGGCGGCGAGTGCCGGCGCAAGTTTCCATGCGGCCATCAGGATCGGGAAGTTCCACGGAATAATCTGGCCGACGACGCCGAGAGGCTCATGGAAATGATAAGCGACCGTGTCATTGTCGATTTCGCCGATCGTGCCTTCCTGCGCGCGGATGCAGCCCGCGAAATAGCGGAAATGGTCGATCGTCAGCGGAATATCCGCATTGGTGGTCTCGCGTAGCGGCTTGCCGTTATCCCAGGTTTCGGCCCGTGCGATGAGATCCAGATTGTCCTCGATGCGCTGGGCAATCTTGAGCAGGATGTTGGAACGTTCGGTAACGCTCGTCTTGCCCCACTTCTCCCGCGCCTGGTGGGCGGCATCCAGTGCGAGTTCGATATCGGCCGCATCGGAGCGCGGAACCTCACAAATCTTGTGACCCGTTACCGGCGACAGATTGTCCATGTAGCGGCCGGATTTCGGCTCCACCCATTTGCCGCCGATGAAATTTCCGTATTTCAGCTTGAAGGGCGCTTCGCCAGCTTTGTGCTGAACCTGAATATTCATGATTTCATCCTCCCTGATGAAAACGATCCGCGACGGACCGCATGACAGGAAGGTGGGCCTAGATGATCGTGGCGGGTAGTGGCACCGCGCGGTTCCGCAGCGCACATTGTCTCACATCTGCGACAAACCCGCTCCGATCCCGCTGAATTGAGCGGGTATCGTCTCTTATAGCCTCAATGCACGTCGAATTTCTTCATCTTGCGATGAAGCGTGGCGCGGCTGATGCCGAGCAGGGACGCGGCCTGCGTGACATTGCCATTGGTGCGCGACAGAACCCGGCGCAAAGCCGAACGTTCCGCCTCCTCAAGATCGGAACCGCCGTCGTGACGCTGTTCCTGCAACACATCGGCGGCGGGCAGCCCCTGCGCAATGCGATGGTCATCGAGCTTCAGCGCAAGGCGCGCCGCGCGCGTCGCCCCAAGCACGAGATCGTCCTGATCGACGGCAAGCAAGGAAAGTGCCGGACTGAAACCCGTAGGCACCACGACGATGCGCGCGCCGGGAAAGGCCCGGCGGAAGAGATTGCCCTCGATACGCTGGGCCGCATCCCGCACCGCCTGCGTGACGAAAGAAAACGTCATTTCGTTGATGTCGTCGCGGCACGTGGAAATATCGAGAGCGCCCGTCACCCGGCCGGTATGGTCGCGGATCGGGGCCGTGGTGCAGCACAGTTCCGTGTTCGATGTGAAGAAATGCTGATCGCGATAGACCACCACCGAACGCTCGTCGGCAAGTGCCGTTCCAATACCGTTGGTTCCGACGCTCGCTTCGCTCCAGACGGCGCCGGACCAGAGACCGAGCGCCCGGAAATCACGATCGTCACCGGCAGCACCCCGGCGCTCCAGCGCGACGCCCTGGGCGTCTGTCAAAAGCAGGCAGCAGCCGGATTTGCCGACACTGTGAAAAATACGGTCGAGTTCATCCGTGCTTTCGGCAATCAGGCCCGCCGCACTTTCGCGTGCGCGGCGGAATTCGACGTCGGTGAGAAAGATCGGCTTGCGGTTTTCCTCCGGCGCAAGACGGTGCGTGACCATGCAACGGCGCCATGAGGCGATGATCGGAGAACTTGCGGCTGCGGAACGTTGGCGCGCTGTTTCGTACACGCGGTCCGCATGGGCGATGTCTGTCGGCATTCGCTCCTCCCAAAGCTTTTCGGCAATGGTGCGCTGGAAGCGTTCACGTTTCAACTAAAAACTTTGCGACCCGCATCCGTCAGCGCAACCGCGGGCTGCGCCTGAT
This region of Agrobacterium tumefaciens genomic DNA includes:
- a CDS encoding methyl-accepting chemotaxis protein; the protein is MPGANPTAVKAKSLSIKAKFAALVTGATLVSCLAVGLLSYEMGKSGLIDASKIRLETVAGNQSKQLDAYTLRVEQSISELSQNAAIAQALETMTTVVPTEKDAIIQAFRREGVSEEERASFNGEGLRLLYAIRHATINAAIASVWRNTRVSDIYVIDKAGLIIYSVTKGKNFLTNVTEPQNSAIKELFDRIEAGKDGVISTTGFSDGGTNESALIGMPLAVSNWGQLQRKGAVIMRISADRIGAVVTPEETGKSIDDAVLLSAEGKLRAGVLSGGAGVAVSESLAALTGASEAGTVMAKTPAGSIFYAYRPVSVFGQKHLLAIGQQESKVLAAANDLAFWATLATLAVLAVMTLIGIFVSASLTKPLTGLAGLMERLNGGDHNIEIKAVSRGDEIGTMARALESFRQGILDKQRMETESHRKSEELDEERAQREMEKARSAKELEEAVDALATGLANLAAGRLDLRIEKPFVPSLDHLRVDFNNSIAGLDATISSIGESANAIRSGSGELKSASEDLSRRTERQAAALEEAAAALGDMTQAVNVSLSRCDVAVGTTAETMQDAHKSTAVVKEAIVAMERIETSSSKIRQIIDVIDQIAFQTNLLALNAGVEAARAGEAGKGFAVVAQEVRELAQKSAAAARDITTLIATSAGDVESGVALVLKTGESLEQIQKRIQSVNDQIGEIATASREQSGRLGEINASVNELDHVTQQNAAMVEETTAAAFSLASEADGLTEQVGQFSVGATRNRDQRYAA
- the adh gene encoding aldehyde dehydrogenase, with product MNIQVQHKAGEAPFKLKYGNFIGGKWVEPKSGRYMDNLSPVTGHKICEVPRSDAADIELALDAAHQAREKWGKTSVTERSNILLKIAQRIEDNLDLIARAETWDNGKPLRETTNADIPLTIDHFRYFAGCIRAQEGTIGEIDNDTVAYHFHEPLGVVGQIIPWNFPILMAAWKLAPALAAGNCVVLKPAEQTPASILVVMELIEDLLPPGVLNIVNGTGVEAGKPLAQSKRIAKIAFTGSTPVGKEIMRYAADNVTNITLELGGKSPNIFFADVMNEDDAFLDKALEGFAFFALNQGEVCTCPSRALVHESIYDRFMEKAIKRVQAISQDDPLNPSTMLGAQASQEQFDKIMRYLDIGKKEGAKVLTGGDRKTLTGDLKDGYYIQPTVFEGNNKMRVFQEEIFGPVVSVTTFKTVEEALEIANDTVYGLGAGVWSRDTNIAYRAGRGIEAGRVWTNCYHVYPAGAAFGGYKQSGIGRETHKMMLDHYQQTKNLLVSYSPNKVGFF
- a CDS encoding helix-turn-helix domain-containing protein; protein product: MPTDIAHADRVYETARQRSAAASSPIIASWRRCMVTHRLAPEENRKPIFLTDVEFRRARESAAGLIAESTDELDRIFHSVGKSGCCLLLTDAQGVALERRGAAGDDRDFRALGLWSGAVWSEASVGTNGIGTALADERSVVVYRDQHFFTSNTELCCTTAPIRDHTGRVTGALDISTCRDDINEMTFSFVTQAVRDAAQRIEGNLFRRAFPGARIVVVPTGFSPALSLLAVDQDDLVLGATRAARLALKLDDHRIAQGLPAADVLQEQRHDGGSDLEEAERSALRRVLSRTNGNVTQAASLLGISRATLHRKMKKFDVH